The stretch of DNA TTACATATCCAACACCGATTTTTCCAAAGTTAGATGAAAGTATGTTAGCTCTATGACCTTCTGAATTCATCCATCCTTTTACTACGCTTTCAGGTGAAGAATATCCTTTAGCTATATTTTCACCAGCAGTACGATAGCTAACTCCGAATTTTTTTAACATATCAAATGGGCTACCATAAGTTGGAGATGTATGACTAAAGTAGTTTTTATCTGCCATATCTTGTGATTTCACACGAGCTATTTTTGATAATTCAGAATCCATTGTTAAAGGAGCTAGTCCAGCTTTATTTCTTTCAATGTTAACTAATCTTACTACTTCAGATTCAAATTGGGAAACATTACTAGGTTTATTGTTGTTATCGCTAGGTTTATTGTTGTTATCGCTAGGTTTATTGTTGTTATCGCTAGGTTTATTGTTGTTATCGCTAGGTTTATTGTTGTTATCGCTAGGTTTATTGTTGTTATCGCTAGGTTTATTGTTGTTATCGCTAGGTTTATTGTTGTTATCGCTAGGTTTATTGTTGTTATCGCTAGGTTTATTGTTGTTATCGCTAGGTTTATTGTTGTTATCGCTAGGTTTATTGTTGTTGTCGCTAGGTTTATTGTTGTTGTCGCTAGGTTTATTGTTGTTGTCGCTAGGTCGAA from Gottschalkia purinilytica encodes:
- a CDS encoding CAP domain-containing protein, with product RPSDNNNKPSDNNNKPSDNNNKPSDNNNKPSDNNNKPSDNNNKPSDNNNKPSDNNNKPSDNNNKPSDNNNKPSDNNNKPSDNNNKPSDNNNKPSDNNNKPSNVSQFESEVVRLVNIERNKAGLAPLTMDSELSKIARVKSQDMADKNYFSHTSPTYGSPFDMLKKFGVSYRTAGENIAKGYSSPESVVKGWMNSEGHRANILSSNFGKIGVGYVNQGGTTYWTQLFTN